From uncultured Roseateles sp., the proteins below share one genomic window:
- a CDS encoding HD domain-containing phosphohydrolase — translation MQFAPLASVKHRIKLGAPLPFNIRNNDHTLLLARGKVISSEEQMDALFERGALVDSEEVQSFRSELHHARPEDLPGLWSQSMERVGKTLRAHVQKDFCDALDAAAKPVLALIEHDPDLAIFQVVRQQAAGKTHYGVQHAIHSAIATYLAAQRLEWPQARVLTAFKAALTMNISIIEMQARLAMQVSPLTSNQRKAIDEHPQRSVEMLREAGIADEEWLTAVGQHHECEDGSGYPSKICKLNDLAALVARTDVFTAKLSPRVNRNPLPAHQAARDLFMRDQGHPMTAAIIKEFGVYPPGCFVKLGCGEVGIVIKRGAGANTPIVAALTNRDGDAMMEPVRRNCATAGHGIVSVVDERTLRVRVSPEKLASMAAH, via the coding sequence ATGCAATTCGCCCCGCTCGCCAGCGTCAAGCACCGCATCAAGCTGGGCGCACCCCTGCCCTTCAATATCCGCAACAACGATCACACCCTGCTGCTGGCCCGGGGCAAGGTGATCAGCAGCGAGGAGCAGATGGACGCGCTGTTCGAGCGCGGCGCCCTGGTGGATTCCGAGGAAGTGCAAAGCTTTCGCAGCGAGTTGCACCATGCCCGCCCCGAGGACCTGCCGGGCCTGTGGAGCCAGAGCATGGAGCGCGTCGGCAAGACCCTGCGCGCCCATGTGCAGAAGGACTTCTGCGATGCGCTGGACGCCGCCGCCAAGCCGGTGCTGGCCCTGATCGAGCACGACCCCGACCTGGCCATCTTCCAGGTCGTGCGCCAGCAGGCCGCCGGCAAGACGCACTACGGGGTGCAGCACGCCATCCATTCGGCCATAGCCACCTATCTGGCGGCGCAGCGCCTGGAGTGGCCGCAGGCCCGCGTCCTGACCGCTTTCAAGGCGGCGCTGACGATGAACATCTCCATCATCGAGATGCAGGCGCGGCTGGCGATGCAGGTCTCGCCGCTGACCAGCAACCAGCGCAAGGCGATTGACGAACACCCGCAGCGCAGCGTCGAAATGCTGCGCGAGGCCGGCATTGCCGATGAAGAGTGGCTGACGGCCGTGGGCCAGCACCATGAGTGCGAGGACGGCAGCGGCTACCCGAGCAAGATCTGCAAGCTCAACGATCTGGCCGCCCTGGTGGCCCGTACCGATGTGTTCACCGCCAAGCTGAGCCCGCGGGTCAACCGCAACCCGCTGCCCGCCCACCAGGCCGCCCGCGATCTGTTCATGCGCGACCAGGGCCACCCGATGACAGCGGCCATCATCAAGGAGTTCGGCGTCTATCCACCCGGCTGCTTCGTCAAGCTGGGCTGCGGCGAAGTCGGCATCGTCATCAAGCGCGGGGCAGGCGCCAACACACCTATCGTCGCGGCGCTGACCAACCGAGATGGCGACGCGATGATGGAGCCGGTACGGCGCAACTGCGCAACGGCCGGCCATGGCATCGTCAGCGTGGTCGATGAGCGCACGCTACGGGTGCGCGTCTCGCCG
- a CDS encoding AMP-binding protein — MPIREPQPGLQGPQGPDHYRQLHGQFRWQVPAGFNIAEVCCARWARHTPHAMAIRYEHEDGRSANYTYAQLQQAANQLSGALRRQGVERGDRVAVVMPQRFETAVAHMALFQLGAVAMPLSMLFGPEALEYRLQHSEAVLAIVDESSVANLRAARRNCPELGCVIAVGLAAGSGDLDWDKALARESTRFTAEQTKADEAALLIYTSGTTGPPKGALLPHRALIGNLTGFVASQNWFGFDEPDEPSHAVFWSPADWAWTGGLMDALLPTLYFGRPIVAYQGRFSAEKAFELLQRHAVTHSFLFPTALKAMMKAVPHPKQRFAIKLQALMSAGEAVGDAVFAYCRDELGVTVNEMFGQTEVNYIVGNCARYWPAKPGSMGRPYPGHRVAVLDDEGKECPVGVAGDVAVHRRDIHGQPDPVFYLGYWKNEEATRAKFTGDPADSWCRTGDMALVDKEGYLWYQGRSDDLFKAAGYRIGPSEIENCLVKHPAVANAAVVPKPDAERGAVVKAFVVLAEGFEGNADLVEQLQRHVRGKLAPYEYPKEIEFIAALPMTTTGKVQRRVLRLQEEERALANR; from the coding sequence ATGCCGATTCGTGAGCCCCAGCCAGGCCTTCAAGGCCCGCAAGGCCCTGACCACTACCGCCAGTTGCATGGGCAGTTCCGGTGGCAGGTGCCTGCAGGCTTCAATATTGCCGAGGTCTGCTGCGCCCGCTGGGCCCGCCACACCCCGCACGCCATGGCCATCCGCTACGAGCATGAGGACGGGCGCAGCGCCAACTACACCTACGCCCAGCTGCAGCAGGCGGCCAACCAGCTCAGCGGGGCACTGCGCCGCCAGGGTGTGGAGCGCGGCGACCGCGTGGCGGTGGTGATGCCGCAGCGCTTCGAGACCGCCGTCGCTCATATGGCGCTGTTCCAGCTGGGCGCGGTGGCCATGCCGCTGTCGATGCTGTTCGGCCCTGAGGCGCTGGAGTACCGCCTGCAGCACAGCGAGGCGGTGCTGGCCATCGTCGACGAGTCCAGCGTCGCCAATCTGCGTGCGGCGCGGCGCAACTGCCCCGAGCTGGGCTGCGTGATCGCCGTCGGCCTGGCCGCCGGCAGCGGTGACCTGGACTGGGACAAGGCGCTGGCCCGTGAATCGACCCGTTTCACCGCCGAGCAGACCAAGGCCGACGAGGCCGCGCTCTTGATCTACACCAGTGGCACCACCGGCCCGCCCAAAGGGGCGCTGCTGCCGCACCGGGCGCTGATCGGCAACCTGACCGGCTTCGTCGCCAGCCAGAACTGGTTCGGCTTCGACGAGCCCGACGAACCCTCGCACGCTGTGTTCTGGAGCCCGGCCGACTGGGCCTGGACCGGCGGGCTGATGGACGCCCTGCTGCCGACGCTGTACTTCGGCCGCCCCATCGTCGCCTACCAAGGCCGCTTCAGTGCCGAAAAGGCCTTCGAGCTGCTACAGCGCCATGCGGTGACCCACAGCTTTCTGTTCCCGACGGCGCTGAAGGCAATGATGAAGGCGGTGCCGCACCCCAAGCAGCGCTTTGCCATCAAGCTGCAAGCGCTGATGAGCGCCGGCGAGGCGGTCGGCGACGCGGTGTTCGCTTATTGCCGCGACGAGCTGGGCGTCACCGTCAACGAGATGTTCGGCCAGACCGAGGTCAATTACATTGTTGGCAACTGCGCCCGCTACTGGCCGGCCAAACCCGGCAGCATGGGCCGGCCCTACCCCGGCCACCGCGTGGCGGTGCTGGACGACGAGGGCAAGGAGTGCCCGGTCGGCGTGGCCGGCGATGTGGCCGTGCACCGGCGTGACATCCATGGCCAGCCCGACCCGGTGTTCTACCTCGGCTACTGGAAGAACGAAGAGGCGACCCGTGCCAAGTTCACCGGCGACCCGGCCGACTCCTGGTGCCGTACCGGCGACATGGCCCTGGTCGACAAGGAGGGCTACCTCTGGTACCAGGGCCGCAGCGACGACCTGTTCAAGGCCGCGGGCTACCGGATCGGCCCCAGCGAGATCGAGAACTGCCTGGTCAAGCACCCGGCCGTGGCCAACGCGGCCGTGGTACCCAAACCCGATGCGGAGCGCGGTGCCGTGGTCAAGGCCTTTGTGGTGCTTGCCGAGGGTTTCGAGGGCAATGCCGACCTAGTTGAACAGTTGCAGCGACATGTGCGCGGCAAGCTGGCGCCTTACGAATATCCGAAAGAGATCGAATTCATCGCCGCCTTGCCGATGACCACCACCGGCAAGGTGCAGCGCCGCGTGTTGCGGCTGCAGGAGGAGGAGCGGGCACTGGCAAACCGCTGA
- a CDS encoding helix-turn-helix transcriptional regulator, protein MPIIVTLDVMLARRKMRSRELAERIGITEANLSLLKSGKVRGVRFDTLQQICEVLQCQPGDLLSYEPGPGDGE, encoded by the coding sequence ATGCCGATCATCGTGACTCTCGATGTGATGCTGGCGCGGCGCAAGATGCGCTCGCGCGAGTTGGCCGAACGCATAGGCATCACCGAGGCCAATCTGTCGCTCTTGAAGTCCGGCAAGGTGCGAGGCGTGCGCTTCGACACGCTGCAGCAGATCTGCGAGGTGCTGCAATGCCAGCCCGGCGATCTGCTCAGCTACGAGCCTGGCCCGGGTGACGGCGAATGA
- a CDS encoding DUF2975 domain-containing protein, giving the protein MHPNLPRIRMLSRCVRALCAAGAVCLIVLPACIWSTPEWVAQTAASQWGLGAHAIQLALHNRLLGAAASLLPALVALFVLWQVWSLFGAYGQGQIFTPASVLRLKRVAQGMLCLPLAQPLSVALVGLALTMDNPVGERALILNVHWHDYLALLFGLIMLAIASVMGEAVRVADENAEFI; this is encoded by the coding sequence ATGCATCCCAATCTGCCCCGAATACGAATGCTGTCGCGCTGCGTGCGGGCCCTGTGTGCCGCGGGCGCGGTGTGCCTGATTGTCCTGCCGGCCTGTATCTGGTCCACGCCGGAATGGGTCGCGCAAACGGCGGCCTCGCAATGGGGTCTTGGCGCCCACGCCATACAGCTGGCGCTGCATAACCGACTGCTCGGCGCGGCGGCCTCGCTGCTGCCGGCTCTGGTGGCCCTGTTCGTGCTGTGGCAGGTCTGGTCGCTGTTTGGCGCCTACGGCCAGGGCCAGATCTTCACGCCGGCCTCGGTGCTGCGGCTCAAGCGCGTGGCCCAGGGCATGCTTTGCCTGCCGCTGGCCCAGCCGCTGTCGGTGGCCCTGGTCGGACTGGCGCTGACGATGGACAACCCCGTCGGCGAGCGCGCACTGATACTGAATGTGCATTGGCACGATTACCTGGCCCTGCTGTTCGGCCTGATCATGCTGGCCATCGCCAGCGTGATGGGCGAGGCGGTGCGCGTGGCCGACGAGAACGCCGAGTTCATCTGA
- a CDS encoding aldo/keto reductase: protein MEHVTLGRSDLRVSKICLGTMTFGEQVGQDLAHQLLSRAVEHGINFIDTAEMYSVPARASTYGATETIIGHWFTRNPAMRSKVVLATKVAGPVRGYDWMRNGSPNLSADDIVAACEASLQRLQTDVIDLYQIHWPVRHVPMFGGLLYDPTKEVPGLSSIHEQLEGLGRLVKAGKVRHVGISNETAYGVCEFVHLAEQHGLPRISTVQNSYSLVNRVLEMGLDEAMHRHEVSLLAYSPLAFGVLTGKYDALGINDAGNPGRLSIFDSMKKQRWAREDTLTAARRYNALAVAHGLTPTQMALAWCYTRWQTASTIIGVTTLAQLDENIKAWGTVLPPELVTQIDQIRWQMRDPAQ from the coding sequence ATGGAACATGTCACCCTGGGGCGCAGCGATCTGCGCGTCAGCAAGATCTGCCTGGGCACGATGACTTTTGGCGAGCAGGTGGGGCAAGATCTTGCCCATCAGCTGCTCAGTCGCGCCGTTGAGCATGGCATCAACTTCATCGACACGGCCGAGATGTATTCGGTGCCGGCGCGCGCCAGCACCTATGGCGCGACCGAGACCATCATTGGCCACTGGTTTACACGCAATCCGGCCATGCGATCAAAAGTGGTGTTGGCCACCAAGGTGGCGGGCCCGGTGCGCGGCTATGACTGGATGCGCAACGGCAGCCCGAATCTGAGCGCCGACGACATCGTTGCCGCCTGTGAGGCCAGCCTGCAGCGCCTGCAGACCGATGTGATCGACCTCTACCAGATCCACTGGCCGGTGCGCCATGTGCCGATGTTTGGCGGCCTGCTCTACGACCCGACCAAGGAGGTGCCGGGGCTGAGCAGCATCCACGAGCAACTCGAGGGCCTGGGCCGCCTGGTCAAGGCCGGCAAGGTGCGCCATGTGGGCATCAGCAACGAGACGGCCTATGGCGTCTGCGAATTCGTGCATCTGGCCGAGCAGCACGGCCTGCCACGCATCTCTACCGTGCAGAACTCCTACAGCCTGGTCAACCGCGTGCTGGAGATGGGCCTGGACGAGGCCATGCACCGTCACGAGGTGTCGTTGCTGGCCTACTCGCCCTTGGCCTTTGGCGTGCTGACCGGAAAATACGATGCCTTGGGCATCAACGATGCCGGCAATCCCGGGCGCCTGTCGATTTTCGACTCGATGAAGAAGCAGCGCTGGGCCCGCGAAGACACCCTGACCGCCGCGCGTCGCTACAACGCCCTGGCGGTGGCCCATGGCCTGACGCCCACCCAGATGGCCCTGGCCTGGTGCTACACCCGCTGGCAGACGGCCAGCACCATCATCGGCGTGACCACCCTGGCACAACTGGACGAGAACATCAAGGCCTGGGGCACGGTGCTGCCGCCGGAGCTGGTGACGCAGATCGACCAGATCCGCTGGCAGATGCGGGATCCGGCGCAGTAA
- a CDS encoding aminotransferase class V-fold PLP-dependent enzyme yields the protein MLTESITALRAQTPGLAQGLHFNNGGAGLPSQATLDAMIVQLQLEARLGPMEAASGAQPGVARARECAARLINASVSEIAFASSGSSALGLAVAALLSTDKPLKAGERILVGRQEWGGSLATYQRMAQRTGATVEMVPCREDGSVDPEALARMLDARVRLVSLTWLPANGGLINDAAAIGRLTRAAGVPYLIDAGQAVGQLPVDVQELGCDILKSAGRKHLRGPRGTALLYVRQSLLAQMEPAFVDVQSAAWTEDQARLRHDAQMFETSESSLALTLGLGAALELAAGLDMAQAFARAQGLAEGLREALTELPGITLRDLGGPERSGLVSFTVEGLAAYEVKRRLASQGIEVGANGVPYTPLDMQARSLDGIVRATLSYLNTPDEVTQLIAALAGMRR from the coding sequence ATGCTGACCGAGTCGATCACTGCCCTGCGCGCGCAAACTCCGGGCCTGGCGCAAGGCCTGCATTTCAACAATGGCGGGGCGGGCCTGCCCTCGCAAGCCACGCTGGACGCGATGATCGTGCAGCTGCAGCTCGAGGCCAGACTGGGCCCGATGGAAGCCGCCTCAGGCGCTCAGCCGGGCGTGGCCCGTGCCCGCGAGTGCGCTGCACGGTTGATCAACGCCAGCGTGAGCGAAATCGCCTTCGCCAGCTCCGGCTCCAGTGCGCTGGGCCTCGCCGTGGCCGCTCTGCTGTCGACCGACAAACCGCTGAAGGCCGGCGAGCGCATCCTCGTCGGCCGCCAGGAATGGGGCGGCTCGCTGGCCACCTATCAACGGATGGCCCAGCGCACCGGCGCCACCGTTGAGATGGTCCCGTGCCGAGAGGACGGCAGCGTCGATCCCGAGGCACTGGCGCGGATGCTGGACGCGCGCGTGCGCCTGGTCTCCTTGACCTGGCTCCCGGCCAACGGCGGGCTGATCAACGACGCCGCGGCGATCGGCCGGCTGACCCGCGCCGCCGGCGTGCCCTATCTGATCGACGCTGGCCAGGCCGTGGGTCAGCTGCCGGTGGACGTGCAGGAACTCGGCTGTGACATCCTGAAAAGCGCCGGCCGCAAGCATCTGCGCGGGCCGCGTGGCACCGCCCTGCTCTACGTGCGCCAGAGCCTGCTGGCACAGATGGAACCGGCCTTTGTCGATGTGCAATCGGCCGCCTGGACCGAGGACCAGGCCAGGCTGCGCCACGATGCGCAGATGTTCGAAACCAGCGAGTCTTCGCTGGCGCTGACTCTGGGCCTGGGCGCCGCGCTGGAACTGGCCGCCGGTCTGGACATGGCCCAGGCCTTTGCCCGCGCACAAGGACTGGCCGAAGGCCTGCGCGAGGCACTGACTGAGCTACCCGGCATCACCCTGCGGGATCTGGGCGGGCCCGAGCGTTCGGGACTGGTGTCGTTCACGGTCGAGGGCCTGGCTGCCTACGAGGTGAAACGCAGGCTGGCCAGCCAGGGCATCGAGGTCGGCGCCAACGGTGTGCCCTACACGCCACTGGACATGCAGGCACGCAGCTTGGACGGCATCGTCCGCGCCACCCTGTCCTACCTGAACACGCCCGACGAGGTGACACAGCTGATCGCCGCCCTGGCGGGCATGCGTCGCTGA
- a CDS encoding aminoacyl-tRNA deacylase: MSKAKHVSETPATQFLRQQGVAFTEHVYDYVEHGGTAESSKQLGVPEHEVVKTLVMQDEKAQPLIVLMHGDCQVSLKELARQIPCKKVEPCKPDVAQRHSGYMVGGTSPFGTRKAMPVFVEASVLALDRICINGGRRGYLVGIDPKLLTTLVQARPVTCAGAQ, translated from the coding sequence ATGAGTAAAGCCAAACACGTCAGCGAAACCCCGGCCACGCAGTTCCTGCGCCAGCAGGGCGTGGCCTTCACCGAACATGTGTACGACTATGTCGAGCATGGCGGCACCGCCGAGTCGTCCAAACAACTGGGCGTGCCCGAGCACGAGGTCGTCAAGACCCTGGTGATGCAGGACGAGAAGGCGCAGCCATTGATCGTGCTGATGCATGGCGACTGCCAGGTCAGCCTGAAGGAGCTGGCACGGCAGATTCCCTGCAAAAAGGTCGAGCCCTGCAAACCCGACGTCGCCCAGCGCCACAGCGGCTATATGGTCGGCGGCACCTCGCCGTTCGGCACGCGCAAGGCCATGCCGGTGTTCGTCGAGGCCAGCGTTCTGGCGCTGGACCGGATCTGCATCAACGGCGGGCGGCGCGGCTATCTGGTCGGCATCGATCCCAAGCTGCTGACCACGCTGGTGCAGGCCCGGCCGGTGACCTGTGCCGGTGCACAATAG
- the plsY gene encoding glycerol-3-phosphate 1-O-acyltransferase PlsY codes for MQDTLYPLLAALAGYAVGSLSFAVIISKAMGLNDPRHYGSGNPGATNVLRSGNKAAAILTLVFDALKGYVPVLLVLLFGQPYGLGEGTAALVGLAAFLGHLWPVFFRFQGGKGVATAAGVLLAINPLLGGATLATWLIIAYFSRYSSLASMVSAAFAPFYQMLIWGGGPIVLAIGVMGLLLIWRHEGNIRKLLAGKESKLGQKAAGAAPAAAHKQVHAHPRGHSHHHSHKKGK; via the coding sequence ATGCAAGACACCCTCTACCCCCTGCTGGCCGCGCTGGCCGGCTATGCTGTCGGCTCGTTGTCCTTTGCCGTCATCATCAGCAAGGCCATGGGCCTGAACGACCCACGCCACTACGGCTCGGGCAATCCAGGTGCCACCAATGTGCTGCGCTCCGGCAACAAGGCCGCCGCCATCCTGACCCTGGTGTTCGACGCGCTGAAGGGCTATGTGCCGGTGCTGCTGGTGCTGCTGTTCGGTCAGCCCTACGGTCTTGGCGAGGGCACGGCGGCCCTGGTCGGCCTGGCGGCATTCCTGGGCCACCTGTGGCCGGTTTTCTTTCGCTTCCAGGGCGGCAAGGGTGTGGCGACAGCCGCCGGCGTACTGCTGGCCATCAACCCGCTGCTGGGCGGCGCGACCTTGGCCACCTGGCTGATCATTGCCTACTTCTCGCGCTACTCGTCGCTGGCGTCCATGGTCTCGGCCGCGTTCGCGCCGTTCTACCAGATGCTGATCTGGGGCGGCGGCCCGATCGTGCTGGCCATCGGTGTGATGGGCCTGCTCCTGATCTGGCGCCACGAGGGCAATATCCGCAAGCTGCTGGCCGGCAAGGAAAGCAAGCTGGGTCAGAAAGCCGCGGGTGCTGCTCCGGCGGCCGCGCACAAGCAAGTCCATGCCCACCCTCGTGGGCATTCACATCACCATTCACACAAAAAGGGCAAGTAG
- a CDS encoding RidA family protein has translation MVQRFDVGPRLSEMAVYNGTVYLAGQVPSDASQDAQGQTQQVLAAIDALLARAGTDKTRILMAQIFIANLADFPGLNAAWDAWVPAGHTPPRATVEAKLAKPEWKVEIVVTAAL, from the coding sequence ATGGTTCAGCGTTTTGATGTCGGTCCGCGTCTGTCGGAAATGGCCGTTTACAACGGTACGGTGTACCTGGCCGGCCAGGTGCCCAGCGATGCCAGTCAGGACGCCCAGGGTCAAACCCAGCAGGTGCTGGCCGCGATCGATGCGCTGCTGGCCCGCGCCGGCACTGACAAGACCCGCATCCTGATGGCGCAGATATTCATCGCCAACCTGGCCGATTTCCCTGGCCTGAATGCCGCCTGGGACGCCTGGGTGCCGGCCGGCCACACGCCGCCGCGCGCCACCGTCGAGGCCAAGCTGGCCAAGCCGGAATGGAAGGTCGAGATCGTCGTCACCGCGGCGCTCTGA
- a CDS encoding glutaredoxin family protein: protein MNTFRKTWLPLIVVATLAWSAAWGLRSWQGADQAQRLQAAAKPGDIVMLSSTTCYFCAQARSWLTAQTVPHHECFIETDAVCLAQFQALQAQGTPTFLVRGRRVVGFDREAILAALELPRN from the coding sequence ATGAACACCTTCCGCAAGACCTGGCTGCCGCTGATCGTGGTGGCCACCCTCGCCTGGAGCGCGGCCTGGGGCCTGCGCAGCTGGCAGGGGGCTGATCAGGCGCAACGCCTGCAGGCGGCAGCCAAGCCGGGCGACATCGTGATGCTGTCGTCCACCACCTGCTACTTCTGCGCCCAGGCGCGCAGCTGGCTGACCGCGCAGACGGTGCCGCACCACGAATGCTTCATCGAAACCGACGCTGTCTGCCTGGCGCAGTTCCAGGCGCTGCAGGCGCAGGGCACGCCGACCTTTCTGGTGCGCGGCCGTCGCGTCGTCGGTTTCGATCGCGAGGCGATATTGGCGGCCTTGGAGTTGCCGAGGAACTGA
- a CDS encoding TULIP family P47-like protein produces the protein MSLSTNGWDAIIAVNQNTLNKVLAYAFAQGQLPHQLSAQLEILPGYFVDINVQLAAPSMMALPEGQRTVAVDMPIASGTMTLGTIAFPLAGMHFVVKTALLYVESDVVPTVGTNYDLTLDFSSTEAFVGVDLTDVPPALQPYTTAIETGLRDALRQQAGGKSFTVATVNLDGFAQEQPELVPTLADYTYTLNEDDNGLSIFGVLLLTVSTVKGQPTLPMELTPANDQSVALMSNALLMGYLIRKQVAEALKVSSSQLRMEPSGGGLAVRNNGDVTLESVDHKPTLKDLNIRVANNTLAFDMAIAATVSEGINLTYNISATYAFEIKTVGGEQQVELVQKTYEEDHNTEVEWWVWVVGIVLAPIIAPILAIWGPILAAVIIVIIKAVVDGLAPTVGSKGLPAVVSSVKWNYADVLNLSEVSLPEPLRIDATLTLPQAAVSRG, from the coding sequence ATGAGCCTCAGCACCAATGGCTGGGACGCCATCATCGCCGTCAACCAGAACACGCTTAACAAGGTGCTGGCCTATGCCTTTGCCCAGGGCCAGCTGCCTCACCAACTGAGTGCCCAGCTGGAAATCCTGCCAGGCTACTTCGTTGACATCAATGTCCAGCTCGCCGCACCCAGCATGATGGCGCTGCCCGAGGGGCAGCGCACGGTGGCGGTGGACATGCCGATCGCCTCCGGCACGATGACCCTGGGAACCATCGCCTTTCCGCTGGCCGGCATGCACTTCGTCGTCAAGACCGCCTTGCTCTATGTGGAATCCGACGTCGTGCCGACTGTCGGCACGAACTACGACCTGACGCTGGACTTCAGCTCCACCGAAGCCTTTGTCGGCGTGGACCTGACGGACGTGCCGCCAGCCCTGCAGCCCTACACGACGGCCATCGAAACGGGCCTGCGTGACGCGCTGCGGCAGCAGGCCGGGGGCAAGTCGTTCACGGTGGCGACGGTCAATCTGGATGGCTTTGCGCAGGAGCAGCCCGAACTGGTGCCGACGCTGGCCGACTACACCTACACCCTCAATGAAGACGACAACGGCTTGAGCATCTTCGGCGTGCTGCTGCTGACGGTGAGTACCGTCAAGGGGCAGCCGACCTTGCCGATGGAACTGACCCCCGCCAATGACCAGAGCGTGGCACTGATGTCAAATGCCCTGCTGATGGGCTACCTGATCCGCAAGCAGGTGGCCGAGGCGCTGAAGGTCTCTTCCAGCCAGCTGCGCATGGAACCCTCCGGCGGCGGACTGGCGGTGCGCAACAACGGTGATGTGACGCTGGAGTCCGTCGATCACAAGCCGACCTTGAAGGATCTCAATATCCGCGTCGCCAACAATACGCTGGCCTTCGATATGGCCATAGCGGCGACCGTGTCCGAAGGCATCAATCTGACCTACAACATCAGCGCCACCTATGCCTTTGAGATCAAGACCGTCGGCGGCGAACAGCAGGTGGAACTGGTGCAGAAGACCTACGAGGAAGACCACAACACCGAGGTCGAGTGGTGGGTCTGGGTGGTGGGCATCGTACTGGCGCCCATCATCGCGCCCATCCTCGCCATCTGGGGCCCCATTCTTGCCGCCGTCATCATCGTCATCATCAAGGCCGTAGTGGATGGCCTGGCGCCCACGGTGGGCTCGAAGGGCCTGCCGGCCGTGGTCAGCTCGGTGAAGTGGAACTATGCCGATGTGCTGAACCTCAGCGAGGTGTCGCTGCCTGAACCGCTGCGCATTGACGCCACGCTGACCTTGCCGCAGGCAGCCGTCAGTCGGGGATGA
- a CDS encoding L-threonylcarbamoyladenylate synthase, whose amino-acid sequence MAQLFEVHPDNPQVRFLKQAAQIIDKGGIAAIPTDSSYALVCHLDDKAAAETLRRIRGVDDKHHLTLLCRDLSELASYARVDNKQYRMLKLGTPGAFTFILEATKEVPRRLSHPSRRTIGLRVPEHRVTQELLAILGQPLLATTLIAPGDTEPLNDAQAIAERFDHQLQAIVDAGACAMQPTTVVDLSGDEPVLVRLGGGDPARLGLVIPD is encoded by the coding sequence ATGGCACAGCTTTTTGAAGTCCACCCCGACAACCCGCAGGTCCGCTTCCTGAAGCAGGCCGCGCAGATCATCGACAAGGGCGGCATTGCGGCGATTCCGACCGACTCCAGCTATGCCCTGGTCTGCCATCTGGACGACAAGGCAGCCGCTGAGACGCTCAGACGCATCCGTGGCGTCGATGACAAGCACCACCTGACCCTGCTGTGCCGAGACCTGAGCGAGTTGGCCAGCTATGCCCGCGTCGACAACAAGCAGTACCGCATGCTCAAGCTGGGCACGCCAGGCGCCTTCACCTTCATCCTGGAGGCGACCAAGGAAGTGCCGCGGCGCCTCAGCCATCCGTCGCGCCGCACCATAGGCCTGCGCGTGCCCGAACACCGGGTGACGCAGGAACTGCTGGCCATACTCGGCCAGCCGCTGCTGGCCACCACCCTGATCGCCCCAGGCGACACCGAGCCGCTGAACGACGCGCAGGCCATTGCCGAGCGCTTTGACCACCAGCTGCAGGCCATCGTCGACGCCGGCGCCTGCGCGATGCAGCCCACCACGGTGGTCGATCTGAGCGGCGACGAGCCGGTGCTGGTGCGCCTGGGTGGCGGCGACCCCGCCCGGCTGGGCCTGGTCATCCCCGACTGA